The following coding sequences lie in one Ostrea edulis chromosome 8, xbOstEdul1.1, whole genome shotgun sequence genomic window:
- the LOC130049712 gene encoding multiple epidermal growth factor-like domains protein 10 produces the protein MRIERRHFRPQRGSAAMIFIAVQLLQLLTIVVAYENLALRKPAWQQHNFNGQEVNWGAAKAVDGLYTDRSAGGNQCTISNTGQTTATWRVDLKSLVSISHINIYYRTDGQPSPGPYYHRFAGFSLYVSNTTSKDDGHLCFHEMQTVDGTPVENQTIRCSVHGRYVIYYNERKSGVSYPSYYSQYAFNNLCELQVEGCPDPTFYGVNCDQPCPDGCQEKRCDVKTGHCLGCRPGYQGLRCSLVCGVQTYGLGCSSSCGNCSDGETCHHVNGTCLNGCNEGVEGEKCQTQCQPGYYGKDCEALCSDNCNVTNRCNRFTGDCDGGCKPGWQGTRCYDICNEQKYGPECSLSCGNCSDGETCHHVNGTCPRGCDEGVDGDECQTACLPGFYGKNCGQRCSENCNVTNRCNIFTGECDGGCKPGWKTPTCQQEELSSCATCTSSKDDNTAIIVSFVGSVFIVLIGSVINFLLWKRNQLENVKKG, from the exons AAAATCTAGCACTACGGAAACCTGCATGGCAGCAACATAATTTTAATGGTCAAGAAGTAAACTGGGGAGCAGCAAAGGCTGTGGACGGACTGTATACTGACCGCTCAGCAGGAGGAAACCAATGTACTATATCTAACACGGGTCAAACAACAGCGACGTGGAGAGTGGATCTGAAGAGTTTAGTCAGCATCAGTCACATTAACATCTACTACAGGACAGATGGTCAACCGA GCCCCGGTCCGTATTATCATCGATTTGCTGGGTTCTCCCTTTACGTGTCCAACACCACGTCAAAGGATGACGGTCATCTTTGTTTCCATGAGATGCAGACTGTGGACGGTACACCAGTAGAGAACCAGACAATAAGATGTTCTGTTCATGGACGATATGTGATATACTACAACGAACGGAAATCGGGTGTCTCCTATCCTAGTTATTACTCACAATACGCATTCAATAATCTTTGTGAGTTGCAAGTTGAAG GATGCCCTGACCCAACATTTTATGGAGTGAACTGTGACCAACCGTGTCCCGACGGATGTCAAGAGAAACGGTGTGACGTCAAGACGGGCCACTGTTTGGGGTGTAGACCGGGTTATCAAGGTCTCCGTTGTAGTCTGG TGTGTGGTGTACAGACATACGGGCTGGGGTGCTCTTCCTCATGTGGTAACTGTAGTGATGGAGAGACCTGTCACCATGTCAACGGCACATGTCTAAATGGATGTAACGAGGGAGTAGAGGGAGAGAAATGTCAGACAC AATGTCAACCAGGGTATTATGGAAAAGACTGTGAGGCGTTATGCAGTGACAACTGTAATGTGACCAATCGATGTAACCGATTTACAGGGGATTGTGATGGAGGTTGTAAACCGGGATGGCAGGGAACACGGTGTTACGACA TATGTAACGAACAGAAGTATGGGCCGGAATGTTCTCTGTCGTGTGGTAACTGTAGTGATGGGGAGACATGTCACCATGTCAACGGCACATGTCCACGAGGATGTGATGAGGGCGTGGACGGGGACGAATGTCAGACAG CGTGCCTACCTGGCTTTTATGGGAAGAACTGTGGACAGAGATGCAGTGAGAACTGTAACGTGACAAACCGCTGTAACATATTCACAGGGGAGTGTGACGGGGGCTGTAAACCAGGATGGAAGACGCCAACATGTCAGCAAG AAGAGTTATCATCCTGCGCTACATGTACAAGTTCTAAGGATGACAACACCGCCATCATCGTGAGTTTTGTAGGATCTGTTTTCATAGTGCTCATCGGAAGTGTCATCAACTTCCTACTATGGAAGAGAAATCAAC tCGAAAACGTAAAGAAAGGGTAA